The following nucleotide sequence is from Streptomyces sp. NBC_00239.
CCGTCCGTGATGAGCACGATCCGGCGGGTGGCGTCACCGCCCTTGAGGTCCTCGGCGGCGCCCAGCAGGGCCGGCCCGATGGGCGTCCAGCCGGTGGGGGCGAGGGTCGCGACGGCGGTCTTCGCCTCCAGCCGGTCGAGCGGCCCGACGGGGTAGAGCTGCCGGGTGTCCTTGCAGCCGCGCTTGCGGTCGTTGCCGGGGTAGTCGGCGCCGAGGGTCCGGATGCCGAGCCGGACCTCCTCCGGTACGGCGTCGAGCACCTCGTTGAACGCCTGCTTCGCCGCCGACATCCGGGACTTGCCGTCGATGTCGGTCGCGCGCATCGAGCCGCTGACGTCCAGCACCAGCTCGACCTTCGGGGGTTCCTTGGCCACGGGCTCCCCGGCGGAGGCCTGGGCCGGGAACAGCCCGACGGTCAAAGCGGCGAGCAGGCCGCACGCCCCGGCCGCCACCCATTTTCTTGTGATCATCGCCGGATCGTATTGACGATCGTCCGCCAATCCAAAACGCCGGGACCACCGCCGGGCGGTCAGCGCAGGATGCCCTCGATGAAATCGGACCCGATGCGCGCCACCCGGGTCAGGTCCAACCGGTGGTGTACGTACCGCCCCTGGCGCCGGGTGCTCAGCAGGCCCGCCTTGCGCAGCACCGTCAGGTGCCGGGACACCTCCGGCGCGGTGATCCCGTACACGGAGGCCAGCTCGGTCGTCGTGAACGCGGAGCGGGCGAGCGACCGGCACAGCTGCATGCGCATCGGGTGGGCGAGCGCCTCCATCCGGCGCTGCAACAGTTCCACCGAGCCGGGCTCGCGGGCGAGTTCGGGGGAGGAGAGCGGGTAGTGCACCACCGGCCGCCAGCCGGGCGCGTGCAGCACCAGCAGGTGCGGCCAGCCGAAGTGGGTGGGTACGAAGACCAGTCCGGTGCCGACGGCCGGATCGGTGGCCGTGGCCGACCCGCTGACCATCTTGTCGACGGCGATCACCGTCTGGGCCTCGTCCACGCCGAGCGCCGCCGACACCTCCTTGAGGGTCGCGGGAAGCCCCTTGTGGCGCAGCAGTTGCGTCTTGTGGCGGGCGTCGGCGGTCTGCTGCGGCTCGACCCGCCGCCAGGTCTCGGCGAAGAACGCCTCGTCGCAGTCCTCGGCCAGCCGGCGCAGCCAGCGCCGTACGGCGGCCGGTTCCTCGAGGAGCCGGGTGGCGAAGGCGAGTTGGCGCGGCCCGCGGGCGGCGGCCGTCTCCAGCGCGAGGGCCCGGGCCCCCGCGTCCACCAGCGGCGACGGGGAGCCCTCGTCGTAGAAACCCAGCCGGCAGTGGTCCAGGGCGGAAGCGGCGAAGCGCTCGTCGTCCATCCGGTCCAGTACGTCGAGCTCCTCGGCGAGGGTCGCGCCGGGTACGCCGCTCCCGCCGGGCACCCCGGCGAACGCCATGAAGACGTCCGAGAACGTGCCGCTCCACATGAAGTCGGCCTCCAGCAGCCGGTCCGCCAGACACGGATCGAGGGCGGCGGACGTCGCGGCCGTCCAGGAGGCCAGACCGGGGTGGTGCGAGGGCTGCGACAGCGCGTGCAGGGCCATGCACAGCTCGGCGAGCGGGGAGGGGGCGAAGGTGATCCGCTCGTGCGGCAGCCCGGCGATGTCGATGGTCACGCTCATGCCGCCATCCTCCACGACAGCCGGCCGGCCGGGTCGCCCGGGGCCGTGGTCCGCGCGCCGCCCGCCCGGCCTCCCGAGCCCCGTCCGCACGCCCCTGACCTGGACGATTGACGCTCGGCGTCAATCGTCGCGCGACGCCCGCGGACCGGGTCCACAGTGGATGCATGAGCGCGATCGAGCAGTACCTCATCGACACGTACCGGGCCTCGCAGCACCAGCAGCCGATGCCCCCGCCACCCGGCCGCGACGACGTCGCCGTGCTGCGGGCGGTCCGCACCTACGGCAGGTTCCTGGCCGTCCTCGACGGCCGCCCCGCCGCCCGCCACCCGTGGCGCACCGCTGTCCGCCGCATCCTGCCGCCGCCCGGCGCGTAGGCCGGCCGCGGCGCCAGGCCCTGTCGTCAAAGGAGACCGGCCCGCGAAGCCCGGCACCTTCCGGCCTCGGGTGCGCCGGACGCCTGATCGGCTCCACTGTGACGACAGGGCCCGGGACCCGTGGCGGCCTCGGGTGCGGGGAGCGGGGCCGCGGGCCATGCTGGAGCCATGGACCCGGTCGCAGCGCTCAGCCGGATCGCGTTCCTCCTGGAACGCGCCCAGGCCCCCACGTACCGGGTACGGGCCTTCCGCGCGGCCGCCGAACAGGTCGCCGCGATGCCGCCGGGCGAACCGGCCCGGAGGGCCGCGGACGGGACGCTGGAGTCGGTCCGCGGCATCGGGCCGAAGACCGCGGGCGTGATCGCGCAGGCGCTGGACGGGCAGATCCCCGACTACCTCCAGAAGCTTGAGGAGGAGGCCGACGTCCCGCTGGAAGCCGGCGCGCTGGGCGCGGCACTGCGGGCGGCCCTGCGGGGCGACTGCCACCTGCACTCCGAGTGGTCCGACGGCGGCGCCACCATCGAGGACATGGGGCGGGCGGCGGCCGGACTGGGCCACGAGTGGGCCGCGCTGACGGACCACTCGCCGAGGCTCACCGTCGCCCGCGGCCTGTCGCCCGAGCGGCTGCGCGAGCAACTGGACGTGGTCGCCGAACTCAACACGCAGTGGGCGCCGTTCCGGCTGCTGACCGGCATCGAGTGCGACATCCTGGACGACGGCTCGCTGGACCAGGACCCGGCACTGCTGGAGCGCCTCGACGTGGTCGTGGTGTCCGTGCACTCCAAACTGCGGATGGAGCGGCGGGCGATGACCCGGCGGATGGTCGCCGCCGTGCGCGATCCGCACGCCGACGTCCTGGGCCACTGCACCGGCCGCCTGGTCACCGGCAAGACCCGCCCGGAGTCGGAATTCGACGCCGCGGAGGTCTTCGAAGCGTGCGCCGAGTCCGGCACCGCCGTGGAGATCAACAGCCGTCCGGAGCGCCTTGACCCGCCCCGCCGCCTGTTGCGCGAGGCGGTGGCCGCGGGCGTGCTCTTCGCGATCGACACCGACGCCCACGCGCCGGGCCAGCTGGCCTGGCAGATCAATGGCTGCGCCCGGGCCGAGGAGTGCGGGGTCACGGCAGACCGTGTCGTCAACACCTGGCCCGCGGACCGGCTGCTCGCCTGGACGCACCGCACGGCCGCGGGCGCGGGCCCCGATCAGGGGCGGTAGCTGTTCCCGCCGTTGAGCGGGGTGTTGTGGACGGCGAGCGAGGAGTACTCGGCGCGGGAGCGGGCGGCCCGCATGGTGTGCTCCTGCTCGATCAGGTGGCCGTCCACGCCGTCGGGCCGGCTCCGGCGGCGCCTCAGCAGGGTCACCGCCATCCACACGGCGGCAGTGCCCATGAGGGCGAGAAGGATCCCGACTTCGACCATGATGTGCTCCCCCAAGTCACAGCGGACCGCGATTCTAACCGAAACGGGTCCGGAAGGTACGGCGGTACGGTCCTGACCGTAGGCAGCGCGGCCCTGACCGTACGGCAGCGCGGCCCTGACCGTACGGCAGCGCGGCCCTGACCGTACGGCAGCGCGGTCCGGTGGCGAGGCGCCGGACCGCGCTGCCCGTAGGACTTCGGTGTTACGCCGTCCGGAGCGGGACGCTCACCACCGTGGACGAGGTCTTCGGGTCGCTCCAGTCGGCGTCGAAGCGGGCGTTCACCACGTAGAGCCGTCCGCCGTGGACGGCCGCCGTGGTGGGCTCGTCGAAGCGGGTGTCGGCGATCTGCCGGACGAATTCCGCCCGGCTGCCGTCCGGGCTGATCCGGAACACCTCGACGACGTACTTCCAGTTGCGCACGACGTACAGGGTGCGGCCGTGCACGACCAAGCCGTCACCGAACCCGACCGCTCCGCCGTCCAGCACGGTACGGGTGGCCGCGCCGGTGCGCGGGTCCACCCTGAACAGCGCCTCCGCATGGTCGGACACGACCAGCAGGGCGCGGCCGTCCGGCGTCCGCGCGATCCCGTTCGCCCCCCAGAACTCGCCGCCCGGCGGGGTGGGCGCCCACGCGCCCGACAGGGGCAGGGCGGTGACCTCGGCGGACTGCGCCTCGCGGCCGTGCCGCAGGGACAGCCGGTAGAGGACGTCGTTGAAGGAGTCGGTGAACCAGGCGGCGCCGCAGCCGACCACCACGTCGTTGACGAAGGCCGTGCCGGTCACCGCCTGGTGGGTGGCGAGCACCCGGCCGGTCCGGGGGTCGACCACGCGGAGCTGGCCGCTGCCGCCGCCGGCGACCAGCAGCCGGCCGTACGGGTCGGTCTTCAGGCCCACCGAGATCGGCCCGGTGCCCCGGGTGATCACCTCTCCGCGGCCGGTGGCCGGGTCGAAGCAGTAGATAGACCCGTCGATGATCGAGCCGGTGTACGCGAGGCCGTCGCGGCCGATGGCTATCCCTTCGGGCTGGAAGCCGGGCGGGGTGGCGATCTCGGTGGGCCGGGCGCCGGCGGCGTGCGCCGTGCCGGTGAGCGTGCCCAGCGGGCCGAGGAGCGTGCCGGCGCCGACGGCCGCGGCGGCACCGAGGAAGCGGCGGCGGGACAGGGGAAGTGCCACGGGAGGGGATGTCCTTCCGACGGTGGATCAGGGACCGTGCGCATGACGGGGACACTTCAGCACACGACGGTGGCGGACACTTGCATTCCGCGGAGAACCAGACATTCCGCCGATAACTGGCTGAGGTGCCTCCGGATGCGCGGTCGCGTTGCGCCGCCGCGCTCCCCGGGCGAGGGTCGATGCGACCGACCCCGAGCAGGAGGCGTCCATGGCCATCGCGACGGTGAACCCGACGACCGGCGAGACACTGCGCACCTTCGACGAGCTGGGCCCCGCCGGCATCGAGCAGTGCCTCGCCGAGGCCCACACGGCCTTCGGGACGTACCGCACCACCGGCTTCGCCGAGCGGGCCCGGCTCCTGGAGCGGGCCGCCGACCTCCTGGAGGACGAGACGGAGGACATCGCCCGCACCATGACCACCGAGATGGGCAAGCCGCTGGCGGCGGCCCGCGCGGAGGCGGCGAAGTGCGTGAAGGCGATGCGCTGGTACGCCGCGCACGCCGAGTCCCTGCTCGCCGAGGAGCGCCCGTCCGACGCCGACGCGGCCGACTCGGGTGCCGCGTCGGTGCGGACGTACTACCGGCCGCTCGGCGTGGTCCTCGCCGTGATGCCGTGGAACTTCCCCCTCTGGCAGGTCGTGCGCTTCGCCGCGCCGGCCCTCATGGCGGGCAACACGGGCCTCCTCAAGCACGCCTCGAACGTCCCCCAGACGGCCCTCTACCTCGGTGACCTCTTCCACCGGGCCGGCTTCCCGCGCGGCTGCTTCCAGACGCTGCTCATCGGCTCCGGCGCCGTCGAGGGGGTGCTGCGCGACCCCAGGGTGGCGGCGGCGACCCTGACCGGCAGCGAGCCCGCGGGCCGCGCGGTCGCGTCCGTGGCGGGCGACGAGGTCAAGAAGACCGTGCTGGAACTGGGCGGCAGCGACCCCTTCCTCGTGCTGCCCTCGGCCGATGTCGCCCGCGCCGCGAAGACCGCCGTCACGGCTCGCGTGCAGAACAACGGGCAGTCCTGCATCGCCGCCAAGCGCTTCATCGTGCACACCGACGTGTACGACGAGTTCGCCGAGCTGTTCACGGCCGCGATGGCGGCGCTCACGGTCGGCGACCCGATGGCGGACGGCACCGACGTGGGACCGCTCGCCACCGAACAGGGCCGGACCGACGTGGCGGACCTGGTCGACGACGCCGTACGGCACGGCGCCGACGTGCTGTGCGGGGGCCGGCGGCCGCCGGGTCTGGAGCAGGGCTGGTTCTACGAGCCCACCGTGCTCGCGGGCATCACCCCCGCCATGCGGATCGACCTGGAGGAGACCTTCGGACCGGTCGCCTCGCTGTACCGGGTCGGCAGTCTCGACGAAGCCGTCGAACGCGCCAACCACACGCCGTTCGGGCTGAGTTCCAACGTCTGGACGCGCGACGAGCAGGACATCGCCCGGTGCGTCCGCGACCTCCAGGCGGGCGGGGTCTTCTTCAACGGCATGACCGCCTCGCACCCCGCGTTCCCGTTCGGCGGAGTGAAGCGCTCGGGCTACGGCCGGGAGCTGTCGGGGCACGGCATCCGCGAGTTCTGCAACATCACGACGGTGTGGCACGCCGCCGACCCGTCCTGACGGCCCGACGCGTCAGCGGCTCGACGGCCCGACGGGGCATCGGACCAATGGACCCAAGCCGTGACAGCCGCTTTCGGTCGCGTCCCGACCGAATCCGGCCTGATACGGGGCACAGCATGCCGGAACACCCGCACGGCGGAGGGAGGATCACAGGGCAGGACCACCGACTGGGAACAGCCAGGAAGAGCAGGAAGAGGTGACCGGCGTGGCCGTCGAGCTGAACCACACCATCGTGTCCGCCCGCGACAAGCACCGCTCCGCGGAGTTCGTCGGCAGACTCCTCGGGATCGAACCCAGCCCGGAATTCGGGCCCTTCGTCCCGCTGACCCTCGCCAACGGTGCCACCCTCGACTACGCCAACGCGCCCGACGGCGCGCAGATCACCGTCCAGCACTACGCCTTCCTCGTCAGCGAGGCGGACTTCGACGAGATCTTCGGCCGCATCCAGGCGGCCGGCCTGCCCATCTGGGCCGATCCGTACGGGACCCGGCCGGGCGAGATCAACCACAACGACGGCGGCCGCGGGGTCTACTTCCGGGACCCCGACGGCCACATCCTGGAGATATTCACCCGGCCGTACGGCAGCGGCTCCGCGTAACCGGCGGGGCGGGCGGGGCGGGTGCGGGCGGGGGGCAGGGTCAGCCCGCCTGCACCCGCTCCAGCACCTTCATCCCCAGGGCCAGCGCCTCGTCGGGTTCGCCCACGCACTGCTGGAAGTCGACGAAGCAGCACTCCGCCCCGCTCTCCCGGACCCCGGCCAGCACCGCCGCGATGTCGTCGGCCGACGCGCCGGGCCGCGGGTTGTGGCGGATGTCGCGGCGCAGCAGGCCCGGGTCGCGCCCGGCCCCGTCGGCGGCCCGGCGCGCGATGTCCCACAGCCCCGCCTGCGCCTCCGGCGGCATCACCACACCGGCCCAGCCGTCCGCGCGCCGCCCGATCCGGGCCATCGCCGCCGGGCTGAAACCACCCAGCAGCACCGGCGGCCCGGACGGGCGGACCGGGCGCAGGCCGACGTACGACCGCGGGATCGTCCACTGCGGGCCCTCGTGGCCGAACACCTCGTCGGTCCAGAAGCCGTGCAGGATGTCGAGGATCTCCTCCAGCAGCGCCCCGCGGCGGCCGAAGTCGGCGTTCACCGCGGTGTATTCGTCCCGCAGCCACCCGATCCCGAGCCCCGCGACGAGCCGGCCACCGCTGACCTGGTCGAGGGAGGTGAGCGTACGGGCGAGCAACAGGGGCGGATACCAGGGGGCGTTGAGGGTGCTCGTGCCCAGCCGCACCCGGCGGGTCGCGCCGGCGGCGACCGTCAGGACCGTGAGCGGGTCGAGGAAGGTGCGGTACTCCGGCGGGTACGGGTTCTCGGCGGTGTACCCGGGATAGATGTCGCTGGGGGCGACCGGCGTCAGGGAACGGTCCCCGGCCCAGAGGGAGTCGAAGCCGGCCTCTTCCGCTTCGCGCGCGAACGCGGCGATCCGCTCCGGGCGGGCGTGAGTTCCGTACTGCGGCAGCGCTATACCTATGTCCATCCCCCCAGTCTGCGACGCCCACCCCCCTTCCCCACCAGGTCTCCAACGGCGCGCCGCCCATCCGCCCGGCGGGAGCGCCTTTCATCGTTGGCAGCAACCTCCAGCCTCCCCGGCTGCCCGAGGGGCAAAGTCAGCCTCGCCGGCGTTTGAGGCGCGGGTCCGGGCGGAGCCCGGTGCCCGGCGCCAGCCGGGTTGTCTTGGGGCTCCGCCCCAAACCCCGCGCCTCAAACGCCGGCGAGGCTGGATGTTGTGCCCCAGGGCACGAGCGAGGCTGGGGGTTGTGCCCCAGGGCACGAGCGAGGCTGGATGTTGTGCCCCAGGGCGTCGGCGAGGCACGCGGTTGCCATCGGGGGACCGGCGAGGCTGGGGGCTGCCCGGCAGGGCGTTGTGCCTCGGCGCCGGCGGCGTTGGAGGTCGCGGCGCGGGGCGTTGCAGCCGTGGCGCGGCGGTAACGCAGGGTGATCGGGCGCGTGCCCGGGCGGCGCCGCAGGGCGGTGGCCGGCGGACGGAAATACCATGGGGACGGCGGGGGAGCCGGACGCACATCGGAGCGGCTCATGACCTCGCGTCGTCCCCCGCGCTCGGCGAGCGCCGACGACCTGCTGGCCACGCTCGGCCGGCTCACCGCCCAGGCACGGGAGGGCGCGGAACTCCAGCGGGCGCGCGTGGAGCTGGCCGAGGCGCTCCAGCGCGAGATGCTGCCGGCCACCCTGCCCGAGGTACCGGGCCTGCGCACCGCCGCCCGCTACATGCCGGCCCGGGAGGGCCTCGACATCGGCGGCGACTGGTTCGACGGCTTCCTGCTGCCCGAGGGCGCGCTCGGTTTCTCCATCGGCGACGTCCAGGGCCACGACGTCGAGGCCGCGGCCTTCATGGGGCAGATCCGGATCGGGCTGCGGGCGGTGGCCGCGGCCGCGGACGACCCGGGAGAGGTCCTCAGCCGGGCCAACGACCTCCTCCTGTCCATCGACTGGAACCTCTTCGCGACCTGCACCTTCCTCCGTTTCGACCCGGAGACCTGGGAGCTCGAAAGCGCCCGCGCCGGCCACGTGCCCGCCGTCTGGGCGACCGTCGACGGCCGGTACGGCATCGTGGAGGACGACGGCGGGCTCCCCCTCGGCATGCTGCCCGGCGGCGGCTACCCGGTGACCCGCCGCACCCTCCGCGAGGCGGGCGCCTGGGTCCTCCTCACGGACGGCGTGGTCGAGGGGCCCGCGTTCCCGATAGAGGTGGGGCTGGCCCAGGTGGCCCGCGTGGTCCGCGAGGGCGCCGGCGCCGAGCCCGAGGAGCTGGCCGCCGAGGTGATGAAGGTCGCCGACGCCACCGGCCACGCGGACGACGCCGCGGTCCTCGTCCTGCGCCACGACGCGGCGGCGCCCGCGCCGTAGCGCGTGTCACGCCGGGATCCGCGGCCGCCGCCGGTGTCTCATACGGTGGTGCGCACCGAGCGATGGCGAGGCCCCGCCACATCCCTGCTGTGGATCCTCGCCGTCGCGTTCGCCTACGGTGCGACCGGGCTCCTGGGCCTGCTCCAACGGGTCGAGGTCGCGGGCGCCGCCGTCACCCCGCTGTGGCTGCCCACCGGGATCGCGCTCGCCGCGCTGCTCACGCTGGGGCTGCGGATCTGGCCGGGGATCGCACTGGGCGCGGGCTTCGTCATCCACACGCTCAGCGCGTTCGAAGCCGTCGACTTCGCCATCGTCGCGGGCAACACCCTCGCGCCGATCGCCGCGTACGCGCTGCTGCGCCGGGCGGGTTTCCGCAACGAACTGGACCGGCTGCGGGACGGACTGGCGCTTGTCTTCCTGGGCGGCCTGCTGCCGATGCTGGTCAGCGCGACCGTCGGCACCTGGGTGCTCGTCCTCACCGACAACCTGCCCGCCGCCCGGAGCTGGCCGGTGTGGTGGGCCTGGTGGGCCGGCGACGCGATGGGAGTCCTGGTCGGCACGCCCCTGCTGCTCGTCCTGCGCAGGATCGGTCCGGTCCGCGACCCCTACCGGGCGGTGGAGGCGGCCGCACTCGTGGCCAGCGTCGTCCTGGTCACGCTGCTCGCCACCCGCAGCCCGCTGTCCGTGCTCTTCCTGGTCTTCCCGCTGCTGATCTGGGCCGCCGTGCGCTTCCAGCTCGCGGGCGCCGCGCCGTGCGTACTGATCGTGTCCGTGCTGTCGATCTCGGCGGCCATCGACCACGCCGGCCCGTTCGCCCGCCACACGCTCGCCGAAGTGATGGTCAACCTCCAGGCGCTCAACGGCTCCGCCGCGCTGACCGCGCTGCTGCTGTCAGCCCTGGTCACCGAGCAGAACAACGTCCGCCGGAAGATCGAACGGGCCTGCGAGGAGCTGGCCGAACTCGTCGCCCGCCTGCCCCGAGGCCGCTCCCCGGACTGACCGGGCGTACGGGCCGCCGCCGGTCGTACGGGGACGACCGTACGGGCCGGTCGGGCCGACCCGTACGACCCGTACAACCCGTACAACCCGTACGGGCCGACCCTTGCGTGCGAGCCGTACAACCCGTACGGCCCGACCCTCGCGTGCGACCCGTAGCACCCGTACGACCCGCAGCACGCCTACAACCCGTACGGCCGGTCAATCCGACGTACGGGTCACTCCGGGGGATCCGCGGGCTCGGTGCTCCCGGGGGCGGGCCGCTTGGAGCCGAGGAGTTCCAGGGCCTCGGCGACCCGGCCGAAGAAGGCCGTGCACGCCGCCTCGCTGCACGGGATCTCGGGGTTCCACGGCTCGACGGCCGCGCGGTCCGTGAGCGTGCGCCAGGCCGACACCCGCGCCAGATCGTGCGGCTGGACGGCGCTGCCCCGACAGTCGGCCAGCACGAGGTCCGCCCCCAGTGAGGCGGCCCGCTCCGCGTCGGCCGTCAGCCAGTTGACGCCGCCGCCCGCCGGCGGCTCGATCAGGTCCACCCCGAGCCGCGCCAGCCGGTGCAGGTCGGGCCAGGTGCCCGGACGCGCCAGGTGCACCGTGTCCGGACCGGCCGCGGACAGCGCCAGCACCCGCAGCCGTCCGGGGCCCGTCCCGGCCGCCGCCCGCACCGCCGACTCGGCGGTCGCGAGATCCGCGCCCGGTACGGGCACCTGCGCGCCGAGCGAACCGGCCAGCTCCGCGAACCGCGCGAGGACCGAACCGAGCGGCTGAGCGCCGTCCACCGCCAGAGCCACCAGCGGCACCCCCAGCCGCCCCGCGACGGCCTCCGGGAGCGCGTACGGCCGCTCGCCGTCGTACGTGACGTCCACGACCAGATCCGGCCGGGCGTCCCGCAGGGCGGCCTCGTCGAGGACGTCGCCCGCCCCCGCGTAGCGGACGGGGACGGCGGCGAGACCGCCCGCCTTGGCCGGGTCCAGCTCCGCCCCGTCGTGCCCCGACCCGTAGACCGCGACCGGCCGTACCCCCAGATCCCACAGCGCGGCCCCGGCCCGTACGTACGCCGCGATACGCAACGGACGGCTGCCCGCTGCCGCCGTCACGCCCCTGTCGTCGGTGAACCGCCATGCTGCTCCGTCGAACGCCACGAAGACCCGCCCCCTCGCCCCGGCCGCACCCCTGCCCGGACCCTGTCCGGATTCCTGCCCCCACCTTGAAACCCGGCCACGGGCGGCGCAAGAGCGCCCGCCCGTGGCCGGATCTGACAGAAAGCCGTCATTGCGGTCATCGGCGGCGCGGATGACCATGGACGCATGCCTGCTCCCCGCCGTGTCGTCATCGCGGTCTTCGCCGATGTCGACCTCCTCGATGTCACCGGCCCCGCCGAGGTGTTCGCGCTGGCCAACCGCGAGACCGCCGGCCGCGCGGGCTACGAGGTGCAGCTGGCGGGACCGGCCCGCGGGCCGGTCACCACCTCGGCGGGGGTGCGGCTGATCGCCGACCTGTCCTTCGCCGAGGTCGGTGGAGTACTGGACACGCTGCTCGTGCCCGGCGCCGTCGACCCGGGACCCGGCGGTCCGGTGGCCCGGATCGACCGGGAGGTCGTGGACTGGGTGCGGGCGATCGCGCCCGAGGCCCGCCGGGTGGCGTCGGTGTGCGTGGGCGCGCACCTGCTGGCCGCCGCCGGGCTGCTCGACGGGAGGACGGCGACCACGCACTGGTCGACCGCCGCGCAGCTGGCGGCCGACCACCCCGAGGTGACGGTGGACCCGGACCCGATCTTCCTGCGCTCCGGGAACGTCTGGACCGGGGCCGGGATCAGCGCCTGCATGGATCTCGCGCTGGCGCTGGTGGCCGAGGACCTGGGCGAGGAGGTCGCTCTCGCGGTCGCCCGGCAGCTGGTGATGTACCTCAAGCGCCAGGGCGGGCAGAGCCAGTTCTCGGTCCCGCTGAGCCGGCCCCCGGCCTCCCGCAGGGACATCGACGACCTGCGGATGTTCATCGCCGAACACCTTGACGGCGACCTGTCCGCGGCGGCCCTGGCGGTACGGATGCACCTGAGCGAACGTCACTTCGCCCGGGTGTTCCGCCAGGAGACCGGCACCAGCCCCGCCTCGTACGTGGAGGCGGTCCGGGTGGAGGCGGCCCGGCGTCTCCTGGAGGGCACCGACCAACCCCTCGACGGGGTCGCGGCCGCGTGCGGGTTCGGCTCCGTCGAAACCCTGCACCGGGCGCTGCGCAAGCAGATCGGCACCTCCCCGGCGGCCTACCGCCGTCGCTTCCGCACCACCGGCTGACTCCCGGCCGGCCCTTCCGACGAGCACCGGGCGCCCGAGCGCCCCGGCGCGGCTTCGCCGTGCCCTCGTCCCGTCATCCCGTCACCCCGCCATTCCGTCACCCCGCCATTCCGCCATCCCGTCATCTCTTCGAAAAGGACACTCTGATGACCGCTTCCGCCACTGCTCCGACCGCCGCGACGGCCCCGACCGCTCCCACGGCCCCGACCGCTCCCACGGCCACGACCGCCGCGGCGTCCCCGACCCTGCGTGACGTGTCCGGTTTCGACGACCGGCTGCCCCGGCTCGCCGACGCCACCCTCATCATGATCGACTTCCAGAACACCTACCGCACCGGCGTCATGGCCCTCGAAGGCGCCGAGGAGGCCGTCGCGGCCGGCGCCCGCCTGCTGGCCGCCGCCCGCGCCGCCGGCACCCCGGTGGTCCACGTCGTCAACGACGGCGGCGAGAGCACCCCGTACGACATTCGCGCCGAGATCGGTTCCATCAGCCCCGAGGTCGCGCCGCGCGACGGGGAGCCCGTCGTCGTCAAGCAGGTCCCGAACGCGTTCCACGAGACCGGACTGGAGAAGACCCTGCGCGCTCTCGGGGCCGGCAGCGAACTCGTCCTCGCCGGCTTCATGACCCACATGTGCGTCACGTTCACCGCCGAAGGCGCCTTCCTCCGGGGCTACCGGCCCACCGTCGTCGCCGAGGCCACCGCCACCCGCCCGCTGGCCGCGCCCGACGGTTCCGTACTCCCCGCGGCCGCGCTCCAGGCGGCGGCCCTCACCACCATCGGCGACCTGTTCGGCCTGATCGCCCCCACCACGGCACACCTCATCAGCGCCGTCTCCTGACCGCCGTCTCCTGAACCGCCGCCTCCTGCCCGGTCCGGGAGGGCGTCACGCGAACCGGCTTCGGTACTGCCGGGGGCTGAGGCCGGTCTCGCGGCGCATCAGGGCACGGAGGTTGGCGGTGGTGCCGAGCCCGCTGCGGCGCGCGACCACCTCCAGGCGGGACTCGCCGCGCTCGATCAACCGGCAGGCCAGGGAGACCCGTTCGCCGGTGAGCCAGGCCAGCG
It contains:
- a CDS encoding DUF5937 family protein, whose amino-acid sequence is MSVTIDIAGLPHERITFAPSPLAELCMALHALSQPSHHPGLASWTAATSAALDPCLADRLLEADFMWSGTFSDVFMAFAGVPGGSGVPGATLAEELDVLDRMDDERFAASALDHCRLGFYDEGSPSPLVDAGARALALETAAARGPRQLAFATRLLEEPAAVRRWLRRLAEDCDEAFFAETWRRVEPQQTADARHKTQLLRHKGLPATLKEVSAALGVDEAQTVIAVDKMVSGSATATDPAVGTGLVFVPTHFGWPHLLVLHAPGWRPVVHYPLSSPELAREPGSVELLQRRMEALAHPMRMQLCRSLARSAFTTTELASVYGITAPEVSRHLTVLRKAGLLSTRRQGRYVHHRLDLTRVARIGSDFIEGILR
- a CDS encoding PHP domain-containing protein; its protein translation is MDPVAALSRIAFLLERAQAPTYRVRAFRAAAEQVAAMPPGEPARRAADGTLESVRGIGPKTAGVIAQALDGQIPDYLQKLEEEADVPLEAGALGAALRAALRGDCHLHSEWSDGGATIEDMGRAAAGLGHEWAALTDHSPRLTVARGLSPERLREQLDVVAELNTQWAPFRLLTGIECDILDDGSLDQDPALLERLDVVVVSVHSKLRMERRAMTRRMVAAVRDPHADVLGHCTGRLVTGKTRPESEFDAAEVFEACAESGTAVEINSRPERLDPPRRLLREAVAAGVLFAIDTDAHAPGQLAWQINGCARAEECGVTADRVVNTWPADRLLAWTHRTAAGAGPDQGR
- a CDS encoding SMP-30/gluconolactonase/LRE family protein, whose amino-acid sequence is MALPLSRRRFLGAAAAVGAGTLLGPLGTLTGTAHAAGARPTEIATPPGFQPEGIAIGRDGLAYTGSIIDGSIYCFDPATGRGEVITRGTGPISVGLKTDPYGRLLVAGGGSGQLRVVDPRTGRVLATHQAVTGTAFVNDVVVGCGAAWFTDSFNDVLYRLSLRHGREAQSAEVTALPLSGAWAPTPPGGEFWGANGIARTPDGRALLVVSDHAEALFRVDPRTGAATRTVLDGGAVGFGDGLVVHGRTLYVVRNWKYVVEVFRISPDGSRAEFVRQIADTRFDEPTTAAVHGGRLYVVNARFDADWSDPKTSSTVVSVPLRTA
- a CDS encoding NADP-dependent succinic semialdehyde dehydrogenase; this encodes MAIATVNPTTGETLRTFDELGPAGIEQCLAEAHTAFGTYRTTGFAERARLLERAADLLEDETEDIARTMTTEMGKPLAAARAEAAKCVKAMRWYAAHAESLLAEERPSDADAADSGAASVRTYYRPLGVVLAVMPWNFPLWQVVRFAAPALMAGNTGLLKHASNVPQTALYLGDLFHRAGFPRGCFQTLLIGSGAVEGVLRDPRVAAATLTGSEPAGRAVASVAGDEVKKTVLELGGSDPFLVLPSADVARAAKTAVTARVQNNGQSCIAAKRFIVHTDVYDEFAELFTAAMAALTVGDPMADGTDVGPLATEQGRTDVADLVDDAVRHGADVLCGGRRPPGLEQGWFYEPTVLAGITPAMRIDLEETFGPVASLYRVGSLDEAVERANHTPFGLSSNVWTRDEQDIARCVRDLQAGGVFFNGMTASHPAFPFGGVKRSGYGRELSGHGIREFCNITTVWHAADPS
- a CDS encoding VOC family protein, which produces MAVELNHTIVSARDKHRSAEFVGRLLGIEPSPEFGPFVPLTLANGATLDYANAPDGAQITVQHYAFLVSEADFDEIFGRIQAAGLPIWADPYGTRPGEINHNDGGRGVYFRDPDGHILEIFTRPYGSGSA
- a CDS encoding TIGR03619 family F420-dependent LLM class oxidoreductase — translated: MDIGIALPQYGTHARPERIAAFAREAEEAGFDSLWAGDRSLTPVAPSDIYPGYTAENPYPPEYRTFLDPLTVLTVAAGATRRVRLGTSTLNAPWYPPLLLARTLTSLDQVSGGRLVAGLGIGWLRDEYTAVNADFGRRGALLEEILDILHGFWTDEVFGHEGPQWTIPRSYVGLRPVRPSGPPVLLGGFSPAAMARIGRRADGWAGVVMPPEAQAGLWDIARRAADGAGRDPGLLRRDIRHNPRPGASADDIAAVLAGVRESGAECCFVDFQQCVGEPDEALALGMKVLERVQAG